Proteins encoded in a region of the Zea mays cultivar B73 chromosome 4, Zm-B73-REFERENCE-NAM-5.0, whole genome shotgun sequence genome:
- the LOC103652892 gene encoding uncharacterized protein, producing MADNNSNTPFRPTGASPNSGNQSFPPPMWDPQMWQGQGLDPTHPSTFTTPTNHMSNPTWSQGANDPSTYTFRSPWNPFFGMINPGGPPLQPSFSQPQFAPPIPCPQVSTHVPNQTDPITFESEAEHSVQEVNSPTKPSDTPFTFRRTKEQNFKPAEDLLLCKTWLEISSDPVISTGQRKEGLWARIEKRYNELRGEFPMRLNRALSSRWDKIRAETGKFAGFYARVLRENQSGLTDNDKTSKAATLYATSQKKPFHFMHCWTRLKDEPKWDAMVHGSPWRGNAGTELVRSLTPTGSVNEVESDEGGSKGKRPLGRDSTKASRKKAMSSSSQSTDYLSRIHDIQIARLKQSEEKSDLKQQNIEFMKEVELKKLEVQSKEIEVQEKN from the exons ATGGCTGACAACAACTCAAACACACCTTTTCGACCTACTGGTGCCAGCCCCAATTCAGGTAACCAGTCTTTCCCCCCACCCATGTGGGATCCTCAGATGTGGCAGGGCCAAGGTTTGGACCCAACCCATCCTTCTACATTTACTACTCCTACAAACCATATGAGTAATCCTACCTGGTCCCAGGGAGCTAATGACCCATCTACATATACCTTTCGTAGTCCATGGAACCCATTTTTTGGTATGATCAATCCTGGGGGTCCTCCACTACAACCATCATTCAGTCAACCCCAGTTTGCACCACCCATTCCATGTCCACAGGTTTCTACCCATGTTCCCAACCAGACTGACCCAATTACTTTTGAATCCGAAGCAGAACATAGTGTCCAGGAAGTTAACAGCCCAACCAAACCTTCAGACACACCTTTCACATTTAGAAGGACAAAGGAACAGAACTTCAAACCTGCTGAAGACCTGTTGCTTTGCAAAACATGGCTAGAGATTAGTAGTGACCCAGTAATTAGCACAGGCCAGAGAAAGGAGGGGTTATGGGCTAGAATTGAGAAAAGGTATAATGAACTTAGAGGTGAGTTTCCAATGAGACTTAATAGGGCCCTGAGCAGCAGGTGGGACAAAATCAGAGCTGAAACAGGCAAATTTGCTGGATTCTACGCTAGAGTCTTAAGGGAAAACCAGAGTGGCCTCACAGATAACGACAAG ACTTCAAAAGCAGCAACTTTGTATGCAACATCACAGAAAAAGCCATTTCATTTCATGCACTGCTGGACGCGCCTGAAAGACGAACCCAAATGGGATGCCATGGTTCATGGCAGCCCATGGAGAGGCAATGCGGGGACCGAGCTTGTTCGTAGTCTAACACCTACAGGTTCTGTGAATGAAGTGGAATCTGATGAAGGTGGTTCGAAAGGCAAGAGACCATTAGGACGTGACTCGACGAAAGCATCCAGGAAGAAGGCAATGTCCAGTTCATCCCAGTCTACTGACTACCTCTCAAGAATCCATGACATTCAAATAGCAAGATTGAAGCAAAGTGAAGAAAAATCAGACCTCAAACAACAAAACATTGAGTTCATGAAGGAAGTTGAACTGAAGAAGTTGGAGGTTCAGTCCAAGGAAATAGAAGTGCAGGAAAAAAATTGA
- the LOC100276325 gene encoding uncharacterized protein LOC100276325, translating to MGEQVVTEQIQRKLEEVNATVQQHLAGVQDHINFTMQQAYFKCAYGCFDRRHTQEAISNCVENCSVPVLAANNIFESEMAKFQGMLNRSLRVCQDKFEAANLQKLKSDATRELESCVNRSIDDSLRVLPHVVDQIKSTLKIN from the exons ATGGGAGAGCAGGTCGTGACGGAGCAGATCCAGCGGAAGCTGGAGGAGGTCAACGCTACCGTCCAACAGCACCTCGCGGGTGTCCAGGACCACATCAACTTCACCATGCAG CAAGCATACTTCAAGTGCGCatatggttgctttgatcggcgcCATACTCAGGAAGCGATCAGCAACTGTGTGGAGAATTGTAGTGTGCCTGTCCTTGCTGCCAACAATATTTTTGAGAGTGAGATGGCCAAGTTTCAG GGAATGTTGAACCGGTCATTGAGGGTCTGTCAAGATAAGTTTGAAGCTGCCAATCTCCAGAAGTTGAAATCAGATGCAACTCGGGAACTGGAATCCTGTGTCAACAGATCTATTGATGACAGCCTCAGGGTCCTTCCGCATGTGGTGGATCAGATCAAGTCCACCCTCAAAATCAATTAG